The Synechococcus sp. CC9605 sequence GAGGTTGACCCCCATCGACTTGAGGACCTTGGCAGCAACACCCGTTCCCTCGCCGATCAGGCCGAGGAGAATTTGCTCAGTACCAACGAAGTTGTGACCAAGTCTGCGGGCCTCTTCCTGGGCCAGCATGATCACTTTGATGGCCTTCTCGGTGAAGCGTTCAAACATCGCTGGGCCAATGCAGTGATGTCACCAAGCTATCAGGGTTGTGGGACCGCTGCGAGTGTTCGGTTTGTTCGGTCACTTTCCAGTCTGAGACTGGCCTGAAGCGCACAAAAAATAATAATGAATCCAACAAGATTCACCGCTTTTTTTGTCTCCCAGGGACGGGAAACCGAACTTCAAACCGCCGACGTGGGAATCGGGGCTAATGGGATGCGACACCACTGAATGAGGGCATCGCGACCATCGGAGTAGTACCCGGAACGGGTGCCTGCGGTGCGGAAACCGGCTTTGGCGTAAAGCGCCAGAGCGGCAACGTTGTCGCTGGCCACCTCGAGGGTGGCGTGCACGGCGCCGTGCTGTCGTGCCCGTTGCAACAGTGCTTGCAAAAGCAAACCTCCATGGCCGCTGCGACGCCTGTCGGGATCAACAGCCACCGCTGTGATTTGCAGCTCATCGGCCACCAGCCAGCCGCAGGCCACCCCCATCAGGGCGTCGGGCCGCACAAGACCGATGCAGAGGCGCCGGGGGTCGTCCAGCTCCCGCCGCCACTGCTCTTGGGTCCAGAGGCCGTTAAGCGCCCGTTGATCCAGTGCCAGACAGGCTTGCTGCCAGGACGGGTCAAGACGCAGGATCTGCGCAGTCGGTTCGCCCCCTGCAGGGTCGATTCCTAGATTGCCCTTCGACGCCGCCACTCCGTGACCCAAACCATCACCAGTCAACGGCCCTTCGAGGCCAACCGGGATGCGGAGAGCCCCAATCGCAACCTGACCCCGATCACCACAGAACTCGACGGCACCGACCGTCTTGTGGTTGGGGGGTGTCGTCTCAGCGATCTAGCCGAGCGGTACTGCACACCTTTGTATGTGCTGGATGAAGCCACCGTTCGGGCCACCTGCCGCGCCTACCGCGAGGCTCTGAACAAGCATTACGCCGGGCCGTCCCTGCCGATCTACGCCTCCAAGGCCAACAGCTCCCTGGTGATGAGCAGCCTGGCGGCCTCCGAGGGGCTGGGGCTGGATGCCGTGTCCGCCGGTGAATTGCTGACGGCCCTGCGGGGGGGTATGCCCGGGGATCGCATGGTGCTGCACGGCAACAACAAATCCGACGAAGAGCTGCTGCTCGCCTACGCAAACAAGGTGACGATCGTGGTGGACAACCAGCACGACCTCGACCGCCTCGCTGAACTGGTTCCTGCGGGATCGGAACCGGCTCGCCTGATGCTGCGGTTCACCCCCGGCATCGAGTGCCACACGCACGAATACATTCGCACCGGTCACCTGGACAGCAAGTTCGGCTTCGATCCCGACCAGGTGGAACCTGTGCTGCGCAGCCTGGTGGGACAACCCTGGGCCCAGCTCACCGGGCTGCATGCCCACATCGGATCCCAGATTTTTGAACTCGAGCCCCACCGGGATCTGGCGGCGGTGATGGCCGACAAGTTGAAGCTGGCCCGTGACCTGGGCCATCCCGTGACCGACCTCAACGTGGGCGGTGGCCTGGGCATCCGCTACGTGGAGTCGGACGACCCCCCGAGCATTGAGCAGTGGATCAAGGTGGTGGCCGAGGCTGTCACCAGCGCATGCCAGGAGCGGGGACTCGAGCTGCCGCGGTTGATGTGCGAACCGGGTCGCTCCCTGGTGGCGACCGCTGGCGTGACCCTGTATTCGGTGGGCTCACGCAAAACAATCCCGAACGTGCGCAC is a genomic window containing:
- a CDS encoding GNAT family N-acetyltransferase, with the translated sequence MAASKGNLGIDPAGGEPTAQILRLDPSWQQACLALDQRALNGLWTQEQWRRELDDPRRLCIGLVRPDALMGVACGWLVADELQITAVAVDPDRRRSGHGGLLLQALLQRARQHGAVHATLEVASDNVAALALYAKAGFRTAGTRSGYYSDGRDALIQWCRIPLAPIPTSAV
- the lysA gene encoding diaminopimelate decarboxylase; its protein translation is MTQTITSQRPFEANRDAESPNRNLTPITTELDGTDRLVVGGCRLSDLAERYCTPLYVLDEATVRATCRAYREALNKHYAGPSLPIYASKANSSLVMSSLAASEGLGLDAVSAGELLTALRGGMPGDRMVLHGNNKSDEELLLAYANKVTIVVDNQHDLDRLAELVPAGSEPARLMLRFTPGIECHTHEYIRTGHLDSKFGFDPDQVEPVLRSLVGQPWAQLTGLHAHIGSQIFELEPHRDLAAVMADKLKLARDLGHPVTDLNVGGGLGIRYVESDDPPSIEQWIKVVAEAVTSACQERGLELPRLMCEPGRSLVATAGVTLYSVGSRKTIPNVRTYVAIDGGMSDNPRPITYQSLYTCCLADRPLAKPDESVNLVGKHCESGDVLLKDLSLPTTESGDIVAVFATGAYNASMSSNYNRIPRPAAVLVHDGSAELVQKREQPDDLLRYDVLPERFNALR